From Denitrovibrio acetiphilus DSM 12809, the proteins below share one genomic window:
- a CDS encoding flavin reductase family protein has translation MRFKEVEPSKLMGNPFTMINDDWMLITAGNKEKFNTMTASWGGMGIMWNKNVSFVVVRPNRYTYEFMEKHDHYTLSFFDDQYRDALNLCGTKSGRDIDKVKEAGLTPVFDGDGIYFEETKIAMVCKKLYFQDLDPKNFQADFINKLYKGDDYHRLYIGEIEAMYEQLVINPLDLQ, from the coding sequence ATGAGATTCAAAGAAGTAGAACCATCAAAACTGATGGGAAACCCTTTCACTATGATTAATGATGACTGGATGCTTATTACCGCTGGAAATAAAGAAAAGTTCAATACAATGACTGCCAGCTGGGGCGGAATGGGCATCATGTGGAACAAGAATGTTTCTTTTGTCGTCGTTCGCCCGAACAGATACACATATGAATTTATGGAAAAGCACGACCACTATACTTTGTCCTTTTTCGACGATCAGTATCGTGACGCTCTGAATCTCTGTGGTACAAAATCAGGCAGGGATATCGACAAGGTTAAAGAAGCTGGTCTTACACCTGTCTTTGACGGTGACGGGATATATTTCGAAGAGACAAAGATAGCTATGGTTTGCAAAAAACTGTATTTTCAGGATCTGGATCCGAAAAATTTCCAGGCTGATTTCATAAATAAACTCTATAAAGGAGATGACTACCACAGACTCTACATAGGCGAGATAGAAGCCATGTATGAACAGCTTGTCATCAACCCTTTAGACCTGCAATAG
- a CDS encoding cytochrome c, producing the protein MLKTALVTLAIISAATLYAAAESGENIFYSKCSGCHSSSLSLNKKKSTAQWQSTIKRMKKHGLSISSAETNAVAAFLAGGK; encoded by the coding sequence ATGTTAAAAACAGCATTAGTAACTCTGGCTATAATATCGGCAGCAACACTTTATGCTGCGGCTGAGAGCGGCGAAAACATATTCTACAGCAAATGCTCAGGATGCCACAGCTCGTCACTTTCATTAAATAAAAAAAAATCAACAGCTCAATGGCAAAGCACAATCAAACGAATGAAAAAACACGGACTCAGCATTTCATCGGCTGAAACCAATGCTGTTGCAGCATTTCTTGCAGGAGGAAAATAA
- the fliQ gene encoding flagellar biosynthesis protein FliQ has product MSADLVIDMLVQALQLSLLVAAPMLGIGLIIGLLISIFQSVTQIQEMTLTFIPKIIGVVVAVMVFAPWMVDKMMVYTINLFTNLGQYIGK; this is encoded by the coding sequence ATGAGCGCTGACCTTGTTATTGACATGCTGGTTCAGGCACTGCAGCTCTCGCTTTTAGTTGCGGCTCCGATGCTGGGCATAGGACTCATTATCGGGCTTCTGATCAGTATATTTCAATCTGTAACGCAGATTCAGGAGATGACGCTGACATTTATACCTAAGATCATAGGTGTTGTTGTGGCTGTTATGGTTTTTGCGCCTTGGATGGTTGACAAGATGATGGTTTACACTATCAATCTCTTCACCAACCTTGGTCAGTACATAGGCAAATGA
- a CDS encoding caspase family protein, whose product MSPLRLFLISFFVLVSLPVLAADRAAVSADRLAQITADELFSVSAAFVAGSENYSGGWAELSGVRDDVRDVAELLKDAGFTVETNINLTRQGYIDALDKFFRKYAGNRKARLLVYYAGHGHTLKTNEDKTGYIVLSNAKVPDRDLKGFLAGSIPMDYFSDRAKSLKAKQVLFVFDSCFSGTVFSTMRSVPALVLEMLQKPVRQFISSGTDEQMVPDESVFRRRFVTGLRGGADSDKNGIITGSELGTYLNRSVSAYSGGTQTPVFGKMPGYEGEFVFFTPKEKPVLAKKAVPSTEKGELLAIIKENPHSPAASEALKRLREIDKTLNNQPPVKVPERKDFVMTAKSAQYESFADDFYPYVIIAPVPVTAGGKSYKAAFRIRAKDAESYKRLSVRKFMLKSVLARRLGEANLQEADDMVEFRRAIRQIARDSSDWVCPDCSDRIPAIAGLKG is encoded by the coding sequence ATGAGTCCTCTCAGGCTGTTTCTGATATCATTTTTCGTTTTAGTTTCTTTACCTGTTCTGGCTGCTGACCGAGCTGCTGTCTCTGCCGACAGACTAGCGCAGATTACCGCTGATGAACTGTTCAGTGTTAGTGCGGCTTTTGTTGCAGGTTCGGAGAACTATTCCGGAGGGTGGGCGGAACTTTCCGGAGTGAGAGATGATGTGCGCGATGTTGCAGAACTGCTGAAAGATGCGGGATTTACAGTTGAAACAAATATCAACCTTACCAGACAGGGTTACATAGACGCCCTTGATAAATTCTTCAGAAAATATGCCGGTAACAGAAAAGCAAGGCTGCTTGTTTATTACGCTGGTCATGGTCATACTCTTAAAACCAACGAGGATAAAACCGGATATATTGTCCTCAGCAATGCCAAGGTTCCAGATAGAGACCTGAAAGGCTTCCTTGCAGGGAGCATTCCTATGGATTATTTCTCTGACAGAGCTAAGTCACTTAAAGCAAAACAGGTACTTTTCGTATTTGACAGTTGTTTCTCAGGTACTGTCTTTTCGACTATGCGGTCTGTTCCTGCGCTGGTTCTGGAGATGCTGCAAAAGCCTGTAAGGCAGTTTATCTCTTCCGGAACGGACGAACAGATGGTTCCTGACGAATCAGTTTTCAGGAGACGCTTTGTGACCGGACTGCGTGGTGGGGCTGATTCAGATAAAAACGGCATTATCACTGGTTCGGAACTTGGGACATATTTGAACCGTTCGGTGTCTGCATACTCCGGCGGGACGCAAACTCCGGTTTTTGGAAAGATGCCGGGGTATGAAGGTGAGTTTGTTTTTTTCACTCCGAAAGAGAAGCCGGTTCTGGCTAAGAAGGCAGTGCCATCAACTGAAAAGGGAGAGCTTTTAGCAATAATCAAAGAAAATCCTCATTCACCGGCAGCCTCTGAGGCACTGAAAAGACTTCGTGAAATAGACAAAACCCTAAATAATCAACCACCTGTAAAAGTGCCCGAACGCAAAGACTTTGTGATGACTGCAAAATCTGCTCAATACGAGTCATTCGCAGATGATTTTTACCCATATGTTATTATTGCGCCTGTGCCTGTTACTGCGGGGGGGAAGTCATATAAGGCAGCTTTCAGGATAAGAGCGAAAGATGCGGAATCATACAAAAGACTTTCTGTGAGAAAATTTATGCTGAAGTCAGTGCTTGCCCGCAGGCTGGGTGAAGCCAACCTGCAGGAAGCTGATGATATGGTCGAATTCAGGAGAGCAATAAGGCAGATAGCCAGAGATTCTTCTGACTGGGTATGCCCTGATTGCAGTGATAGAATTCCTGCTATTGCAGGTCTAAAGGGTTGA